In one Niallia taxi genomic region, the following are encoded:
- the infC gene encoding translation initiation factor IF-3 — MILNEGIRAREVRLIDQNGEQLGIKTKFEALEIATRVNLDVVLVAPNAKPPVARIMDYGKYKFEQQKKDKEARKNQKIINIKEVRLSPTIDEHDFNTKLRNAIKFLEKGDKVKASIRFKGRAITHKEIGQRVLVRFAEACTEVATVESHPKMDGRSMFMTLAPKNDK, encoded by the coding sequence ATGATTTTAAATGAAGGTATTCGTGCTAGAGAAGTTCGTCTTATTGACCAAAACGGTGAACAACTTGGCATTAAAACGAAATTTGAAGCTCTTGAAATTGCAACACGTGTAAATCTTGATGTAGTTCTTGTTGCTCCAAATGCCAAACCACCAGTAGCTCGTATTATGGACTACGGTAAATATAAGTTTGAACAGCAAAAGAAAGATAAAGAAGCACGTAAAAATCAAAAAATCATTAATATCAAAGAGGTTCGCCTTAGTCCGACTATTGATGAGCATGACTTTAATACAAAGCTTCGCAATGCAATCAAGTTCTTGGAAAAGGGCGATAAAGTTAAGGCATCTATCCGTTTTAAAGGACGTGCCATTACACATAAAGAAATTGGTCAACGTGTACTAGTTCGATTTGCAGAAGCTTGTACAGAAGTTGCCACAGTGGAATCACACCCGAAAATGGACGGCCGAAGCATGTTCATGACTTTAGCGCCTAAAAACGACAAGTAA
- the rpmI gene encoding 50S ribosomal protein L35 has protein sequence MPKMKTHRGAAKRFKKTGSGKLKRSHAYTSHLFANKSTKQKRKLRKGAIVSSGDYKRIRNLLVNIK, from the coding sequence ATGCCAAAAATGAAAACTCACCGTGGAGCTGCTAAGCGTTTCAAAAAGACAGGCTCTGGTAAACTAAAACGTTCACATGCTTACACAAGCCATTTATTCGCTAACAAATCTACAAAACAAAAACGTAAGCTTCGTAAAGGTGCTATTGTATCTTCAGGAGATTACAAACGCATCCGTAATTTATTAGTAAACATTAAGTAA
- the rplT gene encoding 50S ribosomal protein L20, giving the protein MPRVKGGTVTRKRRKKVLKLAKGYFGSKHTLYKVANQQVMKSLMYAYRDRRQKKRDFRKLWITRINAAARMNGLSYSRLMHGLKVAGIEVNRKMLAELAVSDEKAFAELATVAKQNIK; this is encoded by the coding sequence ATGCCACGTGTTAAAGGCGGTACAGTTACACGCAAACGTCGTAAAAAAGTTCTTAAATTAGCTAAAGGTTATTTCGGTTCAAAACATACATTATACAAAGTTGCTAACCAACAGGTTATGAAATCCCTAATGTATGCATACCGCGATCGTCGTCAGAAAAAACGCGACTTCCGCAAACTTTGGATTACTCGTATCAACGCAGCTGCACGCATGAACGGTCTTTCTTACAGCCGTTTAATGCACGGTTTGAAAGTTGCTGGTATCGAAGTAAACCGCAAAATGCTTGCTGAGCTTGCTGTAAGCGACGAAAAAGCATTTGCTGAATTAGCAACTGTAGCAAAACAAAACATTAAATAA
- a CDS encoding DUF1294 domain-containing protein, translated as MTIQIICIYWLLINLSGYFVMKIDKDRARRHAYRISEKQLWTVAFLFGALGMTLGMKQFRHKTKHTAFKVGLPMLAIVETVVLLYILNELA; from the coding sequence ATGACTATCCAAATCATTTGTATATATTGGCTTCTTATTAATCTGTCCGGATATTTTGTTATGAAAATAGATAAGGATCGGGCTAGAAGGCATGCTTATCGGATCAGCGAAAAACAATTATGGACTGTTGCCTTTTTGTTCGGAGCATTAGGCATGACACTCGGAATGAAGCAATTTCGCCATAAGACGAAGCATACAGCCTTTAAAGTGGGTCTTCCAATGCTAGCAATAGTGGAGACAGTAGTACTCCTATATATATTAAATGAATTAGCATAA
- a CDS encoding TVP38/TMEM64 family protein produces MEDQLSMLFVMVEIGGVLAPIAFILFHTLRQVLFIPPMLVCIAGGVLFGVTFGTIYSVIGLTINCLFFYIVIHRMPKTHQKLSVLKKRWFGEYRNLTTGQVAVLRLIPFIHYHLLNFCLLERTKTFKNYLKSSFATNIPLAFFYTIFGQFISQFSPTMIIVILFALAVLVYILREKMTIIKWHEFFKEDKQEKKAKHSV; encoded by the coding sequence ATGGAAGATCAATTATCCATGCTTTTTGTTATGGTAGAAATAGGCGGGGTACTTGCACCGATAGCGTTTATTCTCTTTCATACCTTAAGGCAAGTGTTGTTCATCCCGCCAATGCTAGTTTGTATAGCCGGTGGAGTCCTTTTTGGCGTAACATTTGGAACCATCTATTCGGTCATAGGTTTGACAATAAACTGTCTGTTTTTCTATATTGTCATTCACCGAATGCCCAAAACGCATCAAAAGCTTAGTGTCTTGAAGAAAAGGTGGTTCGGTGAATACCGCAATCTTACAACAGGTCAAGTAGCGGTTTTAAGGCTAATCCCTTTTATCCATTATCATCTCTTAAACTTCTGCCTTCTGGAGCGGACAAAAACTTTTAAGAATTATTTAAAATCCTCTTTTGCCACGAATATACCGCTTGCCTTTTTTTATACTATTTTTGGGCAGTTTATCAGCCAGTTTTCACCAACGATGATTATTGTTATTTTATTTGCATTAGCTGTATTAGTGTATATTTTGCGAGAGAAAATGACCATTATTAAATGGCATGAGTTTTTTAAAGAGGATAAGCAAGAAAAAAAAGCTAAACACTCTGTTTAG
- a CDS encoding sigma-w pathway protein ysdB — MMLLLRLLLLALIIFIVYRIISFVASPVRRLEFAKRGNRFYLIDNRKNVRMNLLVTYKGFLFEGEKYVHPVDNKTVSRILLWPTEPYDTKLMDDDVRFLEESLKAVYPNSKIDWKKS, encoded by the coding sequence ATGATGTTGCTCTTGCGTTTGCTGTTATTGGCTCTTATCATCTTTATTGTTTATCGTATCATTTCATTTGTTGCAAGCCCTGTACGAAGGCTTGAATTTGCTAAAAGAGGCAATAGGTTTTATTTGATTGACAATCGAAAAAATGTCAGAATGAATCTCCTTGTCACTTATAAAGGCTTTTTATTTGAAGGGGAAAAATATGTACACCCCGTTGACAATAAAACGGTAAGCAGGATTTTATTATGGCCGACTGAACCTTATGACACGAAGCTAATGGACGATGATGTCCGCTTTTTGGAGGAATCATTAAAAGCTGTTTACCCTAATTCAAAAATAGACTGGAAAAAATCCTAA
- a CDS encoding M42 family metallopeptidase, protein MKLDETLSMLKDLTDAKGIPGNEREPREVMKKYISAYADEVTTDNLGSLIAKKTGKEDGPKIMVAGHLDEVGFMITRIDDRGFLYFQTVGGWWSQVMLAQRVTIVTSKGDITGVIGSKPPHILSPEARKKPVEIKDMFIDIGAASKEEAHEWGVKPGDMVVPYFEFTVMNNEKMLLAKAWDNRIGCAIAIDVLKGLKDSEHPNTVYGVGTVQEEVGLRGARTAAQKIQPDIAFGVDVGIAGDTPGVTEKEALSKMGKGPQIILYDASMVSHKGLRDLVTDTADAQNIPYQFDSVPGGGTDSGAIHLTHNGVPALSITIATRYIHSHAAMLHRDDYENAVKLIIEVIKKLDSETVKELTFK, encoded by the coding sequence ATGAAGCTAGATGAAACATTATCAATGCTTAAAGATCTGACAGACGCTAAAGGCATACCAGGAAATGAAAGAGAACCAAGAGAAGTAATGAAAAAATACATATCAGCATATGCAGATGAAGTGACGACAGATAATTTAGGGAGTCTTATTGCCAAAAAAACAGGTAAAGAAGACGGTCCGAAAATCATGGTGGCTGGCCACTTGGATGAAGTAGGCTTTATGATCACAAGGATTGATGATAGAGGGTTCCTATACTTTCAGACAGTTGGAGGCTGGTGGTCACAAGTAATGCTGGCACAGCGTGTGACGATTGTAACAAGCAAAGGAGATATCACTGGTGTAATCGGTTCAAAACCGCCGCATATTTTGTCTCCAGAAGCCCGTAAAAAGCCGGTTGAAATTAAAGATATGTTTATTGATATCGGTGCTGCTTCTAAAGAAGAGGCACATGAATGGGGAGTTAAGCCAGGAGATATGGTCGTACCATATTTTGAGTTCACTGTTATGAACAACGAAAAGATGCTGCTTGCTAAAGCTTGGGATAACCGTATTGGCTGTGCCATTGCCATTGATGTACTAAAAGGCTTAAAGGACAGTGAGCATCCTAATACTGTTTATGGTGTCGGAACAGTTCAGGAAGAGGTCGGCTTGCGTGGTGCAAGAACGGCAGCGCAGAAAATTCAGCCTGACATTGCATTCGGCGTGGATGTAGGTATCGCTGGAGATACACCTGGCGTCACAGAAAAAGAAGCGTTGAGTAAAATGGGTAAAGGCCCGCAAATTATTTTGTATGATGCTAGCATGGTGTCTCATAAAGGCTTAAGAGATTTAGTAACAGACACAGCAGATGCTCAAAATATACCTTATCAATTTGATAGTGTGCCTGGGGGAGGCACTGATTCAGGTGCCATACACTTAACACATAATGGTGTGCCGGCATTGTCTATAACAATTGCAACGCGCTATATCCACTCACATGCAGCAATGCTCCATCGTGATGATTACGAAAATGCTGTTAAGCTTATTATCGAGGTTATTAAAAAGCTCGACAGTGAGACAGTGAAAGAACTAACATTCAAATAA
- a CDS encoding AI-2E family transporter, with translation MTKKKFHYWLLQVLLIVAIIYVCTKISFLFQPVAVLFTTLFFPIIITGFLYFLLNPIVNFLQKYKVPKTLAIIIIYVVVIGLIILAVGSVIPLISKQITELFSNIPNYADQAIKFFNTLNDTKQYKWLLNQEYVTMGDITEKLNDYAQTIPSSITNSISAIISTMTNITITIVTVPFLLFYSFKDGSKFPSALSKFFPVSYRKEATKILKDTGDTLAAYIQGQVMVALFVGTLALIGYWIIGLDYALVMALIVAVTNIIPYVGPLIGGAPAVIIALFTSPTQALLVILVITIAQQIEGNILSPLILGKRLDTHPATIIVLLLVAGNLAGILGMILAVPTYAVAKTIVLNINRFLKARKAAILNNTPPPPPPIDLS, from the coding sequence TTGACGAAAAAGAAGTTTCATTATTGGCTTTTGCAAGTATTATTGATTGTAGCAATCATATATGTTTGCACAAAAATATCTTTTTTATTCCAGCCTGTAGCTGTATTGTTCACTACTTTGTTTTTCCCCATTATCATCACAGGCTTTTTGTATTTCCTGCTCAACCCGATCGTAAATTTCTTGCAAAAATATAAAGTGCCGAAAACATTAGCTATTATTATTATTTATGTAGTAGTAATAGGATTAATTATTTTAGCTGTCGGCAGTGTCATTCCGCTAATTAGCAAGCAGATCACTGAGCTTTTCAGCAATATTCCAAACTATGCGGATCAAGCTATTAAATTCTTTAATACTTTAAATGATACGAAGCAATACAAATGGCTCCTTAATCAGGAATATGTCACAATGGGCGACATTACCGAAAAGCTGAATGACTATGCTCAAACAATTCCAAGCAGCATAACAAACAGCATTAGTGCCATCATCAGTACGATGACAAATATTACGATAACGATTGTTACTGTTCCTTTCTTGCTCTTTTACAGCTTCAAGGACGGCAGTAAGTTTCCTTCCGCATTATCGAAGTTTTTCCCTGTTTCTTATCGCAAGGAAGCTACAAAAATTCTAAAAGATACTGGTGACACTTTAGCTGCTTATATTCAAGGACAAGTAATGGTTGCCCTGTTTGTAGGTACACTTGCTTTAATTGGTTACTGGATCATTGGTCTTGATTATGCTTTAGTAATGGCATTGATTGTTGCTGTTACTAACATTATCCCATATGTTGGACCACTTATCGGCGGAGCGCCTGCTGTTATTATCGCATTATTTACTTCACCGACACAGGCTCTTTTAGTAATTCTCGTCATTACGATTGCTCAGCAAATCGAAGGTAATATCCTTTCACCACTTATTTTAGGTAAAAGGCTAGATACCCATCCTGCTACTATTATTGTTCTGTTGCTTGTTGCTGGAAACCTTGCAGGCATACTTGGAATGATTTTGGCAGTACCAACCTACGCTGTTGCAAAAACAATTGTCTTAAACATCAATCGATTCTTAAAGGCACGAAAAGCGGCAATATTAAACAATACTCCGCCACCACCACCGCCAATCGATTTAAGTTAA
- the sspI gene encoding small acid-soluble spore protein SspI, giving the protein MSLNLRNAIIHNVSGNSQDELKATIVDAIQNGEEKMLPGLGVLFEVIWQNSSDQDKTEMLQTLETGLK; this is encoded by the coding sequence ATGAGTTTAAACTTACGAAACGCGATTATCCATAATGTATCAGGTAATTCACAAGACGAGCTAAAAGCAACAATTGTTGACGCTATCCAAAATGGCGAAGAGAAAATGCTACCAGGTCTTGGTGTGCTGTTTGAAGTAATCTGGCAAAATTCTTCTGATCAAGATAAAACAGAAATGCTTCAGACACTTGAGACTGGATTAAAATAA
- a CDS encoding TrmH family RNA methyltransferase, with product MKHILSAKNPQVKEWKKCLTKKERDKTGTFLVEGFHLVEEALKANAIKQIIISEEIEMPAWDYGDISVTIVTKEIILQLTDTETPQGIVALCEQYRDEQALLTGKSFIALDQVQDPGNLGTIIRTADAAGIDAVIVGDGTVDIYNPKVVRSAQGSHFHLPIIKQNLPKFIEGLKEKGVSVYGTSLENGVNYREVSAAESFCLIVGNEGNGVSKEVLSATDKNLYIPIHGKSESLNVAVAAGILMYHFV from the coding sequence TTGAAACATATACTTTCTGCCAAAAACCCTCAAGTTAAAGAGTGGAAAAAATGCCTGACCAAAAAGGAAAGAGACAAAACAGGAACATTTCTTGTCGAAGGATTTCATTTAGTGGAAGAGGCGCTCAAAGCAAATGCGATAAAGCAGATAATTATTTCTGAGGAAATAGAAATGCCAGCTTGGGATTATGGAGATATTTCCGTTACAATCGTAACCAAAGAAATTATTTTACAGTTGACTGACACTGAAACACCGCAAGGAATTGTAGCGCTGTGTGAGCAATATAGAGATGAGCAGGCATTATTAACAGGTAAGTCCTTTATTGCCCTTGATCAGGTGCAGGATCCGGGAAATCTTGGCACAATAATTCGCACAGCAGATGCTGCAGGAATTGACGCAGTAATCGTTGGGGATGGCACTGTCGATATATACAATCCAAAAGTAGTCCGCTCTGCACAAGGAAGCCATTTTCATCTGCCTATTATTAAGCAGAACCTGCCAAAATTCATAGAAGGCTTAAAGGAAAAGGGAGTTTCTGTTTATGGGACAAGCTTGGAAAATGGCGTTAATTACCGAGAAGTATCTGCTGCAGAATCCTTTTGCTTGATTGTCGGTAATGAAGGAAACGGTGTAAGTAAAGAAGTGCTGTCAGCAACTGATAAAAATCTATATATTCCGATTCATGGTAAAAGTGAATCATTGAATGTGGCTGTAGCTGCAGGAATTTTAATGTATCATTTCGTTTGA